In one Musa acuminata AAA Group cultivar baxijiao chromosome BXJ2-5, Cavendish_Baxijiao_AAA, whole genome shotgun sequence genomic region, the following are encoded:
- the LOC103984722 gene encoding probable xyloglucan galactosyltransferase GT17: MASTAKDKEKSSLCFFSSSSISSFYREIKPSSLLPRIRFVVFVLLCYVLWLRLLFFSFPLDSSSPASYSSAAAGHRHHQVSRSPETCDPDIAPFYIHTIHPRFNAALVRRCLSRLACCDVCPHVGHLGLGRPLLRLPDAADAADAVRGTAWYATHPSTAEMLFHARVQRHPCRTMVPEAAVLFYVPFYAGLHAAANFRQANHTRRDALAVDLATHLSSLPSFRRRAGRDHFLAVGRASWDFMRSPAGPDLGANRLLLLPEVANMTVLTVERHPWEGHNQFGIPYPSYFHPRTAADVAEWQAELRRLGRTHLFAFVGGVGSDSENADTRSSILNQCRMSDRCLAVECKPDRHKCDDPDLIMDVMRRADFCLQPPGESFTRRSTFDSVLAGCIPVFFSEHTAHTQYRWYLPSRPGDWSVMLEQSQRNQIEDELARIPRAEVGRMREVVIGLIPRMTYAHPDANRSQLGFRDAVDVALVELTRRVRSIRNIETNDR, translated from the coding sequence ATGGCTTCCACAGCCAAAGATAAGGAGAAGTCATCTCTatgcttcttctcctcctcttctatcTCTTCCTTCTACAGGGAGATTAAGCCTTCTTCACTCCTCCCCCGCATCCGCTTCGTCGTCTTCGTCCTCCTCTGCTacgtcctctggcttcgcctcctaTTCTTCAGCTTCCCCCTTGACTCCTCCTCCCCCGCGTCGTATTCCTCCGCCGCCGCAGGCCACCGCCACCACCAGGTCAGCCGCTCGCCGGAGACGTGCGATCCCGACATTGCGCCCTTCTACATACACACCATCCATCCCCGCTTCAACGCCGCCCTCGTCCGCCGCTGCCTCTCCCGCCTCGCGTGCTGCGACGTATGCCCCCACGTCGGCCACCTTGGCCTCGGCCGGCCCCTCCTCCGCCTCCCTGACGCCGCCGATGCCGCCGACGCCGTCCGGGGCACCGCGTGGTACGCCACCCACCCGTCCACCGCCGAGATGTTGTTCCACGCCCGCGTCCAGCGCCACCCCTGCCGCACCATGGTCCCGGAGGCGGCGGTCTTGTTCTACGTCCCGTTCTACGCCGGCCTCCACGCCGCCGCCAACTTCCGGCAGGCCAACCACACCCGTCGCGATGCCCTCGCCGTCGACCTCGCCACCCACCTCTCCTCCCTCCCCTCCTTCCGCCGCCGTGCCGGCCGCGACCACTTCCTCGCCGTCGGCCGCGCTTCGTGGGACTTCATGCGCTCCCCCGCCGGCCCGGACTTGGGAGCCAATCGCCTCCTCCTCTTACCGGAGGTCGCCAACATGACGGTACTCACGGTGGAGCGCCACCCATGGGAGGGCCACAACCAGTTCGGCATCCCCTACCCCTCGTACTTCCACCCGCGCACGGCGGCGGATGTGGCAGAGTGGCAGGCGGAGCTCCGCCGGCTGGGCAGGACCCATCTGTTCGCGTTCGTGGGCGGAGTGGGGTCCGACTCGGAGAACGCCGACACCCGGAGCAGCATATTGAACCAATGTAGGATGTCGGACCGGTGCCTTGCGGTCGAATGCAAACCAGATCGGCACAAATGCGACGACCCGGACCTTATCATGGATGTGATGCGCCGGGCCGACTTCTGCCTGCAGCCGCCCGGCGAGTCGTTCACCCGGCGGTCCACCTTCGACTCGGTGCTCGCCGGGTGCATCCCGGTGTTCTTCTCGGAGCACACAGCACACACACAGTACCGGTGGTACCTACCGAGCCGACCCGGGGACTGGTCGGTCATGTTGGAGCAGAGTCAACGGAATCAGATCGAAGACGAGTTGGCTCGGATTCCACGGGCAGAGGTGGGGAGGATGAGAGAGGTGGTCATCGGGTTGATACCAAGGATGACATACGCCCACCCGGATGCAAACCGGAGCCAACTCGGGTTTCGTGACGCGGTCGACGTCGCGCTGGTTGAGCTCACCCGGCGAGTCCGGTCGATTAGAAATATTGAAACCAATGATCGATGA